TGGTTCGCTGAGAAATGGTTTGATTCAATTGGAGGATGATTCTGTTTATCGGATGATTGAATTCTCCCTTGGTCTACAAGATGCTCCTCTGTAACagtaaaaattcaattatatgaatgatgtatGTAACAAAAGCATATACTATTgctctttctcttatttcttcAAAGCTGATGGATGTCCATTTAcaggttttttttatatatgtgcCTATATCTCCTTTCTTTACAGGATATGACActcaagaatttaaaaaatattatcatagaAGCATCTGAAATCCTGATTCTTTCGAGAAATCCAAACATTGCCTAATCTGGTATGTTAAATTTCACTGCTTAAAACTATAGATAATattattgcaatttttttttttaaattattgaacttCAGCCCACATTTGCTCGTTCCAGGCAAGAGAACCCACAACAATAATTGCATATTTTCACTGGAAATGTCACCTTCCAATTGCAAAAGAAGTAAATGGTGCCATTGTTGCAACTTATGCattattaatttgtcaaaCATCCACGTCTCCTAACCTTCTATGGATTTGATTTacttttttgctttatttgcaatgtaatattattttagaaaataataattcaacaaGAGGGATAGCTGGTGCAGAAAACCAAGAGTGAGACccatttcataaatttcaatcaaaattacCTGTAGCTTTACTAAGAGCACCCGCAGAAGATGCATCTTGATTTGCCCAATGTTCCTTCTCAGGAGACTGATCTTCTCCAAGACCCAAGTGTGGGTGTTGGAAGTGATCTTCACTACCAACTGAGTTTGGTTGCCCTTTTGCATATTTCAACCATTCCTGTTTCAAGAATGTGGAGATCGAATTGGTAATTTTTAAGAACGTCACCGCTAGTCAAAGAGTTGGGAAATTGTGGAACTATATGAAGTGAACAAGAGATAGCGTAGTTTTACCTTCTCCAAGACATCACACATCTCCAAGCACCTGCCCTCCATCTTGTTGAAGACATTAATAAACCAGTCCAAGCCATTAGAGTTTTGCCCCATGTTTAGATGAAGGAGATTAAAACTGATGTCCAAAACTTGAAGTGATTAAAAGGTTTCAATGTAAACCAATAAACTAGTTTAGATTTTTAGCaaatagaggaagaagaaaaaaacccatGAACCTGATTGAAAGAAGTTGGAAGCAGAAGTAAAGTTAGAAGTAAAATCGTGAAGTTGCTTGAGAACCCGATTCTACCATTTCTAAATAAACTTCATAAAACAGGATGAGAGAGAAAGCGTTGGCAGTGAGTGTCTAAAAAGGACGAAACTTCAATCACCTAAAAGAGTACAGGGAAGAGAGGCCCCAACGTAAAGAGTTTACTGAAATATTTTCCGtatattctcttttatttaccTTGTACCTTTTATCtgtcctaaaattttaaagggaCGTTTGGCTTTGGCAATTGATTCATTTCAGATGGATGAAAACTGTTACcactttagaaaataatatcataatgTAAATGAATTGAAGGTGTAGGTAATAAACGtctaatatatatctttattttaataagtttggATTGACAAATTTggagattcaaattttaatgagAGAGATATGGAGGAGATGAAATCTTCAACTTTAACTTGAAAGAGGTAGATATGTGAaccatttgaatttgaatttatacaTTGAAGATAGGTATATGTTTGGTTTGTAATTTTATAGCTTCACATGCTATCATCAATTTTATAGCTTGATAAAAGCAAACCCATctacttctttcatttttttttttttttctcaatgaaaattgttgaataagaaaaagaaaaaaaaaaactctttccGAAGAGTTCTCAAgatttttaagagaaaaaatatacttcTATGTTCGCAAAGATTTTCTTAATAGGTAGTGTTCATAAAATACCTACCTAAATTTCTAGACCAAATTTGTTGACATCAAGAAGAGCAACAGATTAAAAACTCAAGTCGAGTTTTTGTAGGCTCAATTCTTACAAAGAATAATGGAACCAAAAAATTCTCGGGTCATTTATTTTTCCACATGATCAGAGCTgtacaacaaaaaatgaagcTCCTTTAAGCAAATTCTTTTCTTGCTTCTCCAGACAATACTCGCTTTTCTTCTAAGTCTAACCATCTTCTGCAATCTTAGGGTCGTTGCTGAAGAGTATTTTTGTGCTTCtgatgggaaaaaaaaaattatggagcACAGAAATTAACTTCAGAAAGGTAAACTTTTGGAACTGGTGCTAATAACCAAGTTCTTTAGCTTTGCTGGGTCTCCCGCACTAGCTCGCCCAGTAATCAACTCCATATTCTTATACAAGCTTTGTTTCACCAAgttcttcatcatttttctcCCTTCCTGAACTTCTCTTTGATTTACAGGCGACCCAATCACTATTCTTCCTGTCTGTGGCCCAGAATGTGGATCCATTTTTGCTTGCTTCTCATTCTTAAACCATTGTAATAGCTTTAGGGCCCTCTTTTGAGCTAATGGACTACCGAGTAATGCCACTTCAAGAAGCACGGCGACAATACCAGATTTTGCCATCTTCTCTCTCTGTTCTGAGCTCTGATGTGCTAACATCATTAAGATATAAGCAGATAACTCCGTAGATTTTGGTTTGTCCTCCCATGTCATAATCTTTATAAGGCTATCCGGGACCATTTGGCTGCTCTCCATTTCCCTTTTTCCCTGTGAAGTCACCACCAAGTTCCCTAATGCTGCGAGTGCTCGATCTGAAAGGCCTTTGGATGAGGACATTTTCAAGAGGATGTGCACCACACCATTTGAGACCAGAGGTCCTACATTTTCTAGCACTGTGGAGATGTTATACAGAGTTTCAAGGCAGCATTTTTGGGTCTCGAAATTTGAGGTTGAATCAAGAATGTCCACAAGGAAGGGAATTCCTCTTTCATTCGTCTGTAAAGCAATTGTGAAATGGGAGTTGATCAGAGATGACAGTGACAACAGCAGTCTTGCAAAGTCATGCTTTGCTGATTCATCCA
This DNA window, taken from Cucumis sativus cultivar 9930 chromosome 6, Cucumber_9930_V3, whole genome shotgun sequence, encodes the following:
- the LOC101215729 gene encoding uncharacterized protein LOC101215729, with translation MGQNSNGLDWFINVFNKMEGRCLEMCDVLEKEWLKYAKGQPNSVGSEDHFQHPHLGLGEDQSPEKEHWANQDASSAGALSKATEEHLVDQGRIQSSDKQNHPPIESNHFSANQEVCGALKIENKNVKANISRPSRKQSQKAKEIVKFSPSTIQNDEFSDWEII
- the LOC101218829 gene encoding U-box domain-containing protein 7, with product MNPISPLPSSSSSSSSPQTPIWVYSYIKLRFFNRIRRFLRSKTPKKPYVSTKDSINVTPTGNEVMQVAGAGWDCNSRIEGGADVSAAALRMTVKKLHFGSWEEKEMAAKMIEKMSKEDVEVKNLMVDLRVVPALVLMVASDAVGRPEVAVKALLELAKGSFENKALMVEAGILHKLPSNIQAMDESAKHDFARLLLSLSSLINSHFTIALQTNERGIPFLVDILDSTSNFETQKCCLETLYNISTVLENVGPLVSNGVVHILLKMSSSKGLSDRALAALGNLVVTSQGKREMESSQMVPDSLIKIMTWEDKPKSTELSAYILMMLAHQSSEQREKMAKSGIVAVLLEVALLGSPLAQKRALKLLQWFKNEKQAKMDPHSGPQTGRIVIGSPVNQREVQEGRKMMKNLVKQSLYKNMELITGRASAGDPAKLKNLVISTSSKSLPF